The Yoonia sp. SS1-5 genome contains a region encoding:
- a CDS encoding GGDEF domain-containing protein yields MTLISLICAEILNVLLFPPELLRTTMTGTLVIVVVVTMPICLFVGSKMYENAKLGAQLQQLLNRDRLTDVATRDYFFSRMEAEPNAYGVSLMVDIDWFKAVNDRYGHLAGDAVIQAVAAALRKHTRAQDIVCRFGGEEFVVFLFDHTIRDGYDVAERLRLAIEEALISAEGHDISVTVSIGGSLKERVAAISTAIKEADEALYRAKSLGRNRTVFAGIASDRQTLAS; encoded by the coding sequence GTGACCCTGATTTCGTTGATTTGTGCCGAAATCCTGAATGTCCTTCTTTTTCCACCCGAATTGCTGCGTACCACGATGACCGGCACGCTGGTCATCGTGGTTGTCGTGACGATGCCCATTTGCCTTTTTGTCGGTTCCAAGATGTATGAAAACGCCAAGCTGGGCGCGCAATTGCAACAATTGCTGAACCGCGACCGGCTGACTGATGTGGCCACACGGGACTATTTCTTTTCGCGGATGGAGGCAGAGCCAAACGCCTATGGGGTCTCGCTGATGGTGGATATTGACTGGTTCAAGGCGGTGAATGACCGCTACGGGCATTTGGCTGGTGATGCGGTTATTCAGGCGGTTGCGGCGGCCTTGCGAAAACACACCCGTGCGCAGGACATTGTTTGCCGGTTCGGGGGCGAGGAATTTGTCGTCTTTCTGTTCGATCACACGATCCGCGACGGTTATGATGTGGCCGAACGATTGCGGCTTGCGATTGAAGAGGCGCTGATTTCGGCAGAAGGGCACGACATCTCGGTCACGGTGTCCATCGGTGGCTCGCTCAAAGAACGGGTCGCGGCGATATCAACCGCAATCAAGGAGGCTGACGAGGCCCTTTATCGCGCCAAAAGCCTTGGGCGCAACAGGACGGTTTTTGCCGGTATTGCAAGTGACCGGCAAACACTGGCCTCTTGA
- a CDS encoding aminotransferase class V-fold PLP-dependent enzyme: protein MDGAANPIDPDGLMEFSVVFTDRSLNHMSKQFQGVMTDISGMLKDVYNADHVALVPGGGTFGMEAVARQFGADAHAFILRNGWFSFRWTQIFDAGQFTAKTTVMKARQSGNEARAPFAPAPIADVVAAIHAAKPDVVFAPHVETSAGIILPDEYLAELAAAAHEVGALMVLDCIASGCVWVDMKATGVDVLISAPQKGWSSTPCAGLVMMSQRAVDRMAETSANSFAVDLKKWHSIMQAYENGGHAYHATMPTDGLRAFRDTMVETQAFGFGKLKDAQWALGNAVRQNLADKGIKSVAADGYGAPGVVVSYTDDPLIQNGSKFAAEGMQIAAGVPLQCDEPADFKTFRLGLFGLDKLYDVDGTLARLQPVLDKVL, encoded by the coding sequence ATGGACGGTGCAGCAAATCCGATTGACCCTGACGGGCTGATGGAATTCTCGGTGGTGTTTACCGACCGGTCTTTGAATCACATGTCCAAGCAGTTTCAGGGCGTGATGACCGATATCTCGGGCATGCTGAAAGATGTTTATAACGCCGATCACGTGGCCCTTGTGCCCGGTGGCGGCACTTTCGGGATGGAGGCGGTGGCCCGTCAGTTTGGCGCGGATGCGCACGCCTTCATCCTGCGAAATGGCTGGTTTTCCTTTCGTTGGACACAGATTTTCGATGCGGGCCAGTTCACGGCCAAGACCACGGTGATGAAAGCACGGCAGTCAGGCAATGAAGCGCGCGCGCCATTTGCGCCGGCCCCGATCGCGGATGTAGTGGCCGCCATTCATGCCGCAAAACCGGACGTTGTTTTTGCCCCCCATGTCGAAACCTCTGCCGGAATTATCCTGCCAGATGAGTATCTGGCCGAACTTGCCGCCGCCGCACATGAGGTTGGCGCGCTTATGGTGCTGGACTGCATCGCCAGCGGCTGTGTCTGGGTCGATATGAAAGCAACCGGGGTTGATGTGTTGATTTCGGCCCCGCAAAAGGGCTGGTCATCAACCCCATGCGCCGGTTTGGTGATGATGTCGCAAAGGGCCGTGGATCGGATGGCCGAGACCAGCGCAAACTCCTTCGCGGTTGATCTGAAAAAATGGCACAGCATCATGCAGGCCTATGAAAATGGCGGTCACGCCTACCATGCAACCATGCCGACGGATGGCTTGCGCGCCTTTCGGGACACCATGGTCGAAACGCAGGCCTTTGGCTTTGGCAAGCTGAAGGATGCGCAATGGGCGTTGGGGAATGCCGTGCGGCAAAACCTGGCTGACAAAGGGATCAAATCGGTGGCGGCCGACGGCTATGGCGCGCCCGGTGTCGTGGTCAGCTATACCGACGACCCGCTGATCCAGAACGGGTCAAAATTTGCCGCAGAAGGGATGCAGATTGCGGCTGGCGTTCCGCTGCAATGCGACGAGCCTGCGGATTTCAAGACCTTCCGATTGGGGCTGTTTGGGCTGGACAAGTTATATGACGTGGATGGGACATTGGCCCGCTTGCAACCAGTGCTAGACAAGGTGCTCTGA
- a CDS encoding UbiH/UbiF family hydroxylase, whose amino-acid sequence MERENTDILIAGGGVAGLSAAAAFGTAGFDVILVDPTPPVTNRDAEGADLRTTAFLQPAQRFLQDAGLWDRLAGDASALQVMRIVDAAADPAVIRDFDASDISDQPFGWNLPNWLLRREMVGRLDDLPNVDFRQGTGFARMVARSAAALVTLTDGRQVNARLVIGADGRNSAVRQAVGAGVKTTRYGQKALTFAVTHAEPHHNISTEIHKSGGPFTLVPLPDHDGKPCSAVVWMESGPVAASLQEMNEDQFEIAATERSAYQYGPLKLASRRTVWPIISQVAERISGPRTALVAEAAHVMPPIGAQGLNMSLGDLACLLDLAAAAPNRIGDRDMLDRYARSRHADIRLRVAGIDALNRASMAGDPGLQSLRAAGIRALFGVTPLRRKVMEMGLGAG is encoded by the coding sequence ATGGAACGCGAAAATACCGATATCCTGATCGCCGGTGGCGGCGTCGCCGGATTAAGCGCGGCAGCGGCGTTTGGTACGGCGGGTTTCGACGTGATCCTAGTGGATCCGACCCCGCCTGTGACCAACCGCGACGCGGAAGGGGCGGATCTGCGCACCACCGCATTCCTCCAACCTGCACAACGTTTTTTGCAAGATGCGGGACTGTGGGACAGGCTTGCAGGCGATGCATCCGCCCTGCAGGTGATGCGCATTGTCGATGCTGCCGCCGACCCCGCGGTGATCCGCGACTTTGACGCTTCCGATATCTCTGATCAACCTTTCGGTTGGAACCTGCCCAACTGGTTGCTGCGCCGCGAGATGGTCGGACGGCTGGATGACCTTCCCAATGTCGATTTTCGCCAAGGGACCGGTTTTGCCAGAATGGTCGCCCGCAGCGCCGCTGCGCTGGTGACGTTGACGGATGGCCGTCAGGTCAATGCCAGGCTGGTGATTGGTGCGGATGGTCGCAATTCGGCCGTGCGGCAGGCCGTTGGGGCAGGCGTGAAAACGACCCGCTATGGGCAGAAGGCCCTGACATTTGCGGTGACCCACGCGGAACCCCATCACAACATTTCAACCGAAATCCACAAATCGGGCGGCCCGTTCACCTTGGTGCCCCTGCCCGATCACGACGGGAAACCCTGTTCCGCCGTTGTCTGGATGGAAAGCGGCCCCGTCGCCGCAAGTCTGCAGGAAATGAACGAAGACCAGTTCGAGATCGCAGCCACAGAGCGTTCGGCCTATCAATACGGCCCGCTAAAACTGGCCTCGCGCCGAACGGTCTGGCCGATTATCAGCCAGGTGGCCGAACGAATAAGCGGCCCCCGCACGGCCCTTGTGGCAGAGGCTGCACATGTGATGCCACCCATTGGCGCGCAAGGGTTGAACATGTCACTTGGCGATCTTGCCTGCCTGCTGGATCTAGCGGCAGCGGCACCCAACAGGATCGGTGACCGGGATATGCTGGATCGCTACGCCCGCAGCAGACACGCCGATATCCGGCTGCGCGTGGCCGGTATCGACGCGCTGAACCGGGCGTCAATGGCAGGTGATCCGGGCCTGCAATCATTGCGGGCGGCCGGCATACGCGCGCTTTTTGGCGTTACCCCTTTGCGCCGAAAGGTCATGGAAATGGGGCTGGGCGCGGGCTGA